The genomic stretch CGCAACTGGAATTGTATTCAAATGTCACCTAATTCTTTTTGATAGTCTTgcttttttttggttgattaTCTGGTTGATTagtttcttttgtgtttgtggATTTACTCCTTTCCTTATCGCCCCCTGTGGTTCTGTTCTCATTTGTAGTTATTTTATCGGGGCATGGTTTGAGTTGTAAGCACTGTTTTAACCTGGGAAAATGTGCTAGTTTACTCAATGGTTGAATGGCTGGTCTGGTTTTCAGAACTATGAGAATAAACTAACTTACaatagaatatattaattttttcaatAATGTTGAGAAGGGGGTGTCACATGCCTAGTTTATTTAGTGATCTGCCAAAAGCTGCTCTGACACTAGGAATTGCTTCATTTTGTACACAGTTGTTCATCGAGTAACTGAGAATGACCTCTCAGTTCAGCAGTTGGAAGAACTCAATCAATGCCATGGAATCTCAAAGCCAAAATACCTCTTTCCAGAAGCTTCATAATGTGGAGAAGGTCATTGATAAAGctaaaaaaaacattaaaagtTCTCTGCTTACATGACTGGTTTTCTACTGCTGTTTGCATTTTGCAAATTTTTTTGAGGAGAAAAGTGATTTCCCCAATTTATACTGTTGCACAGAGAATTGTTAGGGTATTGGAGATTGCTGGAGCTGTAATGGATGAACTATCTAACTCAACTGGTCCAAGGATGGAAATGCTTAACACCCACTGTCGTGAGTTCATGCAGTTGATCAAGGTGGATGCTTTTCAAATTGAACATCTCTTTGATCTGGTCATTTGAATTTCAATCCCTTTGTTTGGTTGGGAGACAATTTGGAAATTGTGTCATTCAAAAGCTTCCTCCTCCAAATGTCATTCTCCTTATAGATTTACTTTGCTctgcagttcatttgtttatatgGAATTTTTTCAAAGGTTTGGCCTATAGGTTGGGATAGAATCTGTTCAAAAAATTTATGGTATGAGTAGATCCACATGGGATAAAAGGGGCGATGGTTAAACTCCGGGTTGTCATCCCCAAGTTCTCCTACATTAACAAACCCCACCCCCAAACCANNNNNNNNNNNNNNNNNNNNaaaaaaaaaaaggaaaaaagaacagaaaagaaaaaaaacaaagttatCCTAAATTATGAATTCCACTTGGGATGAGTTACTTGTATTATCATTGGAGATCAGAAATGAAGGCTTGTAGTACacatttggttttagttctatTTCTCAGTTCTGACCTAGAATTAGAATTGGTGTTGTGGTACATGTTTGGCTTCAATTTTTAGAATTTTGCCAGAATTGAGAATTGGCCTTCAGGAAAATTCTCCAATTCTGAACTATTCAAGAGAGCAATTCTGGAGAGGTTAGAATTGCAATTCCTGCCAATTCTGTGCTAAAGTGTTTAATAACCATGCATTGCATGTGCTAGCATGGGCGATCTTGTCAGTGAAAACATAAGAAACGAGAGAaaattgggggtggggggtgggggtgggggtggggttttgTCATCAACCAAAGAAGAGTAGAAGAATTGAAGATGCAAATGAATTTCTCCAATTTTGAGAATTGGAGCAACAATTGCAAATATGAGAAATGCCGAGAATTGGCAGACTTGAGAATTAGAATTGGATCCAAATGTGCCTAGTACTTCTGTTCATAGGTGGCCATTGCATCTGAAGATCTGTGATTAGATATGTCCATCAATTTGAGTATCTTATCATTGATATCTCATTATacttggttttaattttaatgCTCTGTTCCTCAATTGCTACATCATTAGTATTAGTATGTAGTAAATGATGTTGGAATTGTAGTTATTTTGCTGGGTTCAATGTAAGAGCCATTAACTAGCTTAACTTTGTTCACATTGATTTGTGTAGTGTGTATGAGAGGCTTGCGGCAGGGGAAGGATGTTTCTCTggattatgtttcttatttcttcttaaaattttctATGGCTTGGAAGGTGGAAATGGTTTTAGTGGCATGTCATGTATTTTCTTGTTGTGCACTGGTCTTAATTCCTTGGAGGGGGCCAGATCTTATACTAACATCCATTTGTGAATGTACTATGGTGTTAAGCAGTTTTGACCGAGACAACTCGGTTTTGACACTAACTGAGATGAAACCAAGGTTTGAAACTGGTTTCGACATTGCTCATTGGTATTTTGCCAAAAACTTGCAATTTTTGGCTAAATCACTTGATTTCTTCCCATGTTTTCTGCATTCTTCTACTCACCCTTCTACAACTTGGATTTGTGTGATTGGAGGTTGAAGAAAATGTTTTTCCCCCCCAATAGGGCTAGGGTACAACACCATTCGGCATTGATGTATATCGCATGCATGGGGTGCAATACAGTGGAAAGAAGAACCAGAAAACCAGCCCAATCGAGCTGCATAGGTTCTAGGCTGAACCAGCTTCTAGAAGACTTGTTTTTCCCCCTATCGATTTCAAGTTTTGACTCCTATTTTGTCTCATTGTGAGACTTAGCCAGCAAACAAGAAGGTGGATCGATTACAGCTTCTAGAAGAAagttttatttccattttttgtgtgttttcttattgtCAAA from Macadamia integrifolia cultivar HAES 741 chromosome 11, SCU_Mint_v3, whole genome shotgun sequence encodes the following:
- the LOC122093996 gene encoding mediator of RNA polymerase II transcription subunit 11, whose translation is MTSQFSSWKNSINAMESQSQNTSFQKLHNVEKRIVRVLEIAGAVMDELSNSTGPRMEMLNTHCREFMQLIKDIQMTLREEIRSACEYRPFEKCDYSSRISNEICCKKLEYIIEQLDSMKECIYQYQDADPNNGIQVV